Proteins encoded by one window of Phycisphaeraceae bacterium:
- a CDS encoding tRNA-dihydrouridine synthase family protein, whose amino-acid sequence MGHDEPRNSMLATPLQIGSLRLETNLLLAPIAGWCDLAWRMTVRRLGGVGLACTDLLSPVGLLCGSEATADLARTNDFDKPIGMQLYGSDPALLADGARWCVDRGATVVDINMGCPVDKVCKKDGGSKLMTIPGTAVAIADAVRRAIPDSVPMTAKMRLGWTDADAEHNVAGALACQLIAAGAAAITVHGRTTEQRFKGSVRRDGIRRVVETVGERFGAYDGTSAGGPPVIGNGDVRTPDDVMELIGQTGCAGVMIGRGAFARPWIFRQAWARQTTGDEGRVEESEKLDTVLYYFDRLREFRGDANALFKLGQKISWLGKDINGSHCRPLKDAIREARSADDVYSAVQAWRELSVRSGAESLSEPVGIADE is encoded by the coding sequence ATGGGGCACGACGAACCGCGAAATTCCATGCTCGCTACACCGCTTCAGATTGGATCACTGCGACTTGAGACGAATCTGCTGCTCGCGCCGATTGCTGGCTGGTGCGATCTGGCGTGGCGGATGACGGTGCGGCGACTCGGAGGCGTTGGACTGGCATGCACTGACTTGCTGAGTCCGGTGGGGCTGCTGTGTGGTTCGGAGGCCACCGCGGATCTGGCTCGCACCAACGACTTCGACAAGCCGATCGGTATGCAGTTGTACGGATCGGATCCTGCACTGCTGGCCGATGGTGCCCGATGGTGCGTTGATCGTGGTGCGACCGTCGTTGACATCAATATGGGCTGCCCTGTCGACAAGGTCTGCAAGAAGGATGGCGGGTCGAAGTTGATGACTATTCCAGGGACGGCTGTCGCGATTGCGGATGCAGTTCGACGGGCGATTCCGGACAGTGTGCCAATGACTGCCAAGATGCGATTGGGCTGGACGGACGCGGATGCGGAGCACAATGTAGCCGGTGCGCTTGCTTGTCAGTTGATTGCGGCTGGTGCTGCTGCGATAACCGTTCACGGTCGAACGACTGAGCAACGGTTCAAGGGGAGCGTGCGTCGCGATGGGATTCGGCGCGTCGTAGAGACAGTTGGGGAGCGGTTCGGCGCGTACGACGGCACGTCTGCGGGCGGTCCGCCTGTGATTGGCAATGGCGATGTGCGCACACCTGATGACGTGATGGAGTTGATTGGTCAGACGGGGTGTGCTGGAGTGATGATTGGACGAGGGGCGTTTGCCAGGCCTTGGATTTTCCGTCAGGCATGGGCCAGGCAGACGACTGGCGATGAAGGGCGTGTCGAAGAGAGTGAGAAACTCGATACGGTGCTGTACTACTTTGATCGACTGCGCGAGTTTCGTGGCGATGCGAATGCGCTGTTCAAACTTGGGCAGAAGATCAGTTGGCTCGGCAAGGATATCAATGGCTCGCATTGCCGCCCGCTGAAGGATGCGATCCGCGAAGCGAGATCGGCTGACGATGTGTACTCCGCCGTACAGGCGTGGCGGGAGTTGAGCGTGCGGTCAGGGGCCGAGAGCCTGAGCGAACCGGTCGGGATCGCGGACGAATGA
- a CDS encoding DUF1501 domain-containing protein: protein MPVHPLEEHYLDLTRRRFFSLAARGLAAGLGGTALGSMLGAEATKRVINPGDPAISDLFPGIGAHFAPKAKRVIYMHMEGAPSQIDLFDYKPALHERFNEELPDSIRMGQRLTGMTSGQARFPVAPSMFKFDKYRNNDSGLWMSELLPHTASVAHELCVVYSMHTEAINHEPGITFFQTGSQQPGRASFGSWVSYGLGSANANLPTFVVLITQGVGNMQALSARFWGSGFLPSEHQGCKLRAAEDPVLFLKDPHGVSRNDRRRMLDLVGELNALENERTLDPEIRTRIAQYEMAYRMQMSVPDLTDFSNEDAETLALYGPDVSRAGSFAANCLLARRLAERGVRFIQLYMRGWDQHNNLPNELRAQCKAVDQPQAALIKDLRRRGLLDETLILWSGEFGRTVYSQGTLTADNYGRDHHPRCFSLWLAGGGIKPGITYGRTDDYSYNIVENPMEVHDLHATMLHLLGIDHARLKFRSQGRDFRLTDVFGKVNRDIIT from the coding sequence ATGCCGGTGCATCCTCTCGAAGAACACTATCTTGACCTCACTCGGCGACGTTTCTTCAGCCTTGCCGCTCGCGGGCTGGCGGCCGGCTTGGGAGGCACGGCACTCGGCTCAATGCTCGGAGCCGAAGCCACCAAGCGCGTCATCAATCCCGGCGATCCCGCCATCAGCGACCTCTTCCCCGGCATCGGAGCTCACTTCGCACCCAAAGCCAAGCGCGTCATCTATATGCACATGGAAGGCGCTCCAAGCCAGATCGACCTCTTCGACTACAAACCGGCACTGCACGAACGCTTCAACGAAGAACTGCCCGACTCCATTCGAATGGGACAACGTCTCACCGGAATGACCAGCGGTCAGGCACGATTCCCCGTCGCACCATCCATGTTCAAGTTTGACAAGTATCGCAATAACGACAGCGGGCTCTGGATGTCCGAGCTCCTCCCACACACCGCATCCGTCGCGCACGAACTGTGTGTCGTCTACTCGATGCACACCGAAGCCATCAACCACGAACCAGGCATCACATTTTTTCAAACCGGCAGCCAGCAGCCCGGGCGTGCATCGTTCGGGTCATGGGTCAGTTATGGCTTGGGCAGTGCGAATGCCAATCTACCAACTTTTGTCGTGCTCATCACCCAGGGCGTGGGAAACATGCAGGCGCTCTCCGCGCGCTTCTGGGGCTCGGGTTTTCTGCCCAGCGAGCATCAGGGGTGCAAACTTCGCGCGGCTGAAGACCCCGTGCTGTTCCTCAAGGATCCGCATGGCGTCTCGCGCAACGATCGCCGCCGCATGCTCGATCTGGTCGGGGAACTCAACGCCCTGGAGAACGAGCGCACGCTTGACCCCGAGATCCGAACACGCATCGCTCAGTACGAAATGGCTTATCGCATGCAGATGTCCGTTCCCGATCTCACTGATTTTTCCAACGAAGATGCCGAAACTCTTGCGCTCTATGGCCCCGATGTTTCTCGCGCCGGCTCCTTCGCCGCCAACTGCCTCCTTGCACGAAGGCTCGCCGAGCGCGGAGTCCGATTCATCCAGCTCTACATGCGTGGCTGGGATCAGCACAACAATCTGCCCAACGAGTTGCGGGCCCAATGCAAGGCGGTCGATCAGCCTCAGGCCGCGCTCATCAAGGATCTTCGTCGTCGCGGGCTCCTCGATGAGACGCTCATCCTCTGGTCTGGCGAGTTCGGCCGCACCGTCTACTCGCAAGGTACGCTCACAGCCGACAACTATGGCCGCGACCATCACCCACGTTGCTTCAGCCTCTGGCTCGCGGGTGGCGGTATCAAGCCCGGCATCACCTATGGCCGAACCGACGATTACTCATACAACATCGTTGAAAACCCCATGGAAGTCCACGATCTTCACGCCACCATGCTGCACCTGCTCGGCATCGATCACGCTCGGCTGAAGTTTCGAAGCCAGGGACGCGACTTCAGACTCACAGACGTCTTCGGCAAGGTGAATCGCGACATCATCACATAA